A genomic segment from [Flavobacterium] thermophilum encodes:
- the echA8_2 gene encoding Probable enoyl-CoA hydratase echA8, producing MSALVSFETQENGIAIVTLNRPEAANALSRALLLELGALLQEIKFQKDVRVVMLTGAGDKVFCAGADLKERAGMNETEVRQAVALISKTINEVEKVPQPVIAALNGSAFGGGLELALACDIRFAADDIQLGLTETSLGIIPGAGGTQRLPRLVGIGKAKELIFAAKRITAKEAERIGLVEYAVPRAELMERALCLAQQIADNAPIAVRQAKRAIQSVFNVDLETGLAIEQLAYEATIPTKDRLEGLQAFKEKRKPVYKGE from the coding sequence ACAAGAAAACGGCATCGCCATTGTGACATTAAACCGCCCGGAAGCAGCCAACGCGCTTTCTAGAGCGCTTTTGTTGGAGCTTGGTGCGCTTTTGCAAGAAATCAAATTTCAAAAAGACGTGCGCGTTGTCATGTTGACCGGGGCCGGAGACAAAGTGTTTTGCGCCGGAGCCGATTTGAAAGAGCGGGCAGGGATGAACGAAACCGAAGTCCGTCAGGCCGTCGCTTTAATCAGCAAAACGATCAACGAGGTCGAGAAAGTGCCGCAGCCGGTCATTGCCGCGTTAAACGGCTCGGCCTTTGGCGGGGGGCTTGAGCTGGCGCTCGCCTGCGACATCCGGTTTGCCGCCGACGATATCCAGCTCGGGCTGACGGAAACGTCGCTCGGCATCATTCCGGGAGCGGGGGGGACGCAGCGGCTGCCGCGCCTTGTCGGCATCGGAAAAGCGAAAGAATTGATTTTTGCCGCAAAGCGCATCACCGCCAAAGAGGCCGAGCGAATCGGCCTTGTCGAATACGCGGTGCCGCGCGCCGAGCTGATGGAGCGTGCGCTTTGTCTCGCGCAGCAAATCGCTGACAATGCGCCAATAGCCGTCCGCCAGGCGAAACGGGCGATCCAAAGCGTATTCAACGTTGATTTGGAGACGGGCCTCGCAATTGAGCAGCTCGCCTATGAGGCGACAATCCCAACGAAAGACCGTCTGGAAGGTCTGCAGGCGTTTAAAGAAAAGCGGAAGCCGGTGTACAAAGGGGAGTAA